The following is a genomic window from Nitrospirota bacterium.
TTCATCAGCATTAAACTATTCCATCCCAAGTTTGACAACACAGTACCAGTTGATAACTAAAATATACTTTCCTCGTGAAATTCTGCCCATCTCCGGTATTGCTGTTGCTTTTATTGACTACTTGATAGCATTGGCACTATTTGTTGTGTTTTTGGTTATATATCAGATAAAAGTGTCATGGCTGGCTCTTTGGATGATTCCCCTTACCGCTATGTTAGTGTTATTTACAGCATCGGTATCAATTTTCCTTGCCGGTCTGAATGTTTACTACAGGGATGTTAAACTTGCCACTACTTTTTTGTTGCAACTGTGGTTTTTTGCCTCTCCCGTTATGTATTCCATTGATAAACTTGATATGAAAATAAAAGTCCTGCTGTTTCTTAACCCGCTGACATTTATAATAGAAAATATGCGCCGATGCGTGCTTGAAGACAGAGACATCGTTTATTGGCAGTTTTTTTTGGTGGGCGGCATTGTGGTACTGTCTTACAAGTTAGCTTACAGGTATTTTATTAAAATAGAACGCGCCTTTGCTGATGTCATCTGATTCACTAATAGAGTTAAAGGGTGTGTGGAAAAAATACAACTACAGAGAGACTTTTCACCGCTCCATAAGAGAGGATATTTTCAACATATTTAAACGTACACGCCGTGAAGATCTGAAGGACGGCGAGTTCTGGGCACTTTCAGATGTTAACCTGAGGCTGTCCGGGGGTGAGTGCATAGGGTTCTATGGCCCAAATGGAGCAGGTAAATCCACAATATTAAAACTCATCGCCTCTGTAACCTATCCAACCATTGGTGAGGTTATAATAAGGGGTGTGGTGGCGCCTCTGATAGAGCTTGGTGCAGGGTTTCATCTTGATCTGACAGGCAGAGAGAATATCTACATAAACGGCGCCATTATTGGTATGACCATACGGGAAATCAGAGAAAATATTGACAGTATAATCGAGTTTTCCGAACTATCCGACTTCATAGACATGCCCATCAAGAAGTACTCATCGGGAATGCACCTGAGGCTGGGCTTTTCGATAGCTGTTCACAGCTCTGCGGAAATATTTCTCTTTGACGAGATACTGACTGTAGGGGATGAGTATTTTCAACTTAAGTGCTTAGAAAGAGCAAAATGGCTTAAAAATAACGGAAGGGGTATTATTATAGTTTCACACGACAAGAAGTTGTTAAACGAGATGTCTGGCACCATCTACCACATAAACAAGGGTATCGTTTCTACAGAGGATGTAAAGGCAAGCGGCGATGCCGCTCGTAATATATGAAAGACGAAAACGCTGATAGGAAAGAAGATTACCGGAGGCACGCTCTTTATGCAGGGATTATATTT
Proteins encoded in this region:
- a CDS encoding ABC transporter permease, with the protein product MRLRKYRDLLLIFVWREFTVRYRQSSIGILWALVQPLSMMLLFLFIFSYVLKVQNSSYPQMLFFYAGLLPWLFFSSALNYSIPSLTTQYQLITKIYFPREILPISGIAVAFIDYLIALALFVVFLVIYQIKVSWLALWMIPLTAMLVLFTASVSIFLAGLNVYYRDVKLATTFLLQLWFFASPVMYSIDKLDMKIKVLLFLNPLTFIIENMRRCVLEDRDIVYWQFFLVGGIVVLSYKLAYRYFIKIERAFADVI
- a CDS encoding ABC transporter ATP-binding protein translates to MSSDSLIELKGVWKKYNYRETFHRSIREDIFNIFKRTRREDLKDGEFWALSDVNLRLSGGECIGFYGPNGAGKSTILKLIASVTYPTIGEVIIRGVVAPLIELGAGFHLDLTGRENIYINGAIIGMTIREIRENIDSIIEFSELSDFIDMPIKKYSSGMHLRLGFSIAVHSSAEIFLFDEILTVGDEYFQLKCLERAKWLKNNGRGIIIVSHDKKLLNEMSGTIYHINKGIVSTEDVKASGDAARNI